A part of Pseudomonas lutea genomic DNA contains:
- a CDS encoding Na+/H+ antiporter subunit C, translated as MEEVIAIAIGVLAASGVWLILRPRTYQVVMGLCLLSYGVNLFIFSMGSLFIGKEPIIKDGVPHDLLNYTDPLPQALVLTAIVISFAMTALFLVVLLASRGLTGNDHVDGRELGE; from the coding sequence ATGGAAGAAGTCATTGCCATTGCCATCGGCGTGCTTGCCGCCTCGGGCGTCTGGCTGATCCTGCGTCCGCGAACCTATCAGGTCGTGATGGGCCTGTGCCTACTGTCTTACGGCGTCAACCTGTTCATTTTCAGCATGGGCAGCCTGTTTATCGGCAAAGAGCCGATCATCAAGGACGGCGTACCCCACGACCTGCTCAACTACACCGATCCTCTGCCCCAGGCATTGGTGCTGACAGCCATCGTGATCAGTTTTGCCATGACCGCACTGTTTCTGGTGGTGCTGCTGGCGTCGCGCGGTTTGACCGGCAACGACCATGTCGACGGCCGGGAGCTGGGTGAATGA
- a CDS encoding DUF2789 family protein, translating to MEIMTPSLELLFEQLGLESDQASIDAFVGAHHLPEDVKVSEAEFWTPQQGALLKEKIMEDDDWAPIVDELNVLLHTPA from the coding sequence ATGGAAATCATGACACCGTCGCTTGAGCTTTTATTTGAACAGCTGGGCCTGGAGTCTGACCAGGCCAGCATCGACGCGTTTGTCGGCGCGCACCACCTGCCTGAAGACGTGAAAGTTTCCGAGGCAGAATTCTGGACACCGCAACAGGGCGCGCTGCTGAAGGAAAAGATCATGGAGGATGACGACTGGGCGCCTATCGTCGACGAACTCAACGTGCTCCTGCATACGCCGGCCTGA
- the pdxB gene encoding 4-phosphoerythronate dehydrogenase PdxB: MRIVADENIPLLDAFFEGFGDIQRYPGRTLDRAAVAEADILLVRSVTRVDRALLEGTPVRFVGTCTIGTDHLDLEYLDQAGIQWSSAPGCNARGVVDYVLGSLLTLAEIEGVELASRTYGVVGAGQVGGRLIKVMRGLGWNVLVCDPPRQASEGGDYVSLDEIIARCDVISLHTPLDKHGEAATWHLFDHGRLQQLRHGAWLINAARGPVVDNRALRHVLLEREDLQAVLDVWEEEPTVDAELAELCVIATPHIAGYSLDGRQRGTAQIYQALCTYLSQPASIKLDDLLPKPWLAHVTLDAATDPVWALNALCRGVYDPRRDDADFRRSLIGDTHTQRLAFDALRKHYPPRREIDSLHVSVNGESEALCQIVKALGATLVAK, from the coding sequence ATGCGCATAGTTGCCGACGAAAACATTCCCCTGCTCGACGCCTTTTTCGAAGGTTTCGGTGATATCCAGCGATACCCGGGGCGCACGCTTGATCGCGCCGCCGTTGCCGAAGCGGACATTCTGCTGGTGCGCTCGGTCACTCGGGTGGACCGCGCATTGCTCGAAGGCACGCCCGTGCGCTTCGTCGGCACGTGCACCATCGGCACCGACCACCTCGACCTCGAATACCTCGACCAGGCCGGCATTCAATGGTCCAGCGCGCCGGGCTGTAATGCCCGCGGTGTAGTGGACTATGTGCTGGGCAGTCTGCTGACCCTGGCGGAAATCGAGGGGGTTGAGCTTGCCAGCCGCACCTACGGCGTGGTCGGCGCCGGTCAAGTCGGCGGCCGTCTGATCAAGGTCATGCGCGGCCTTGGCTGGAACGTCTTGGTGTGCGACCCGCCGCGTCAGGCGAGTGAAGGCGGCGATTACGTCAGCCTCGACGAGATCATCGCCCGCTGCGATGTCATCAGCTTGCACACCCCGCTGGATAAACACGGCGAGGCGGCCACCTGGCATTTATTTGATCACGGCCGTTTGCAGCAACTGCGGCACGGCGCCTGGCTGATCAACGCCGCACGCGGTCCAGTGGTCGATAACCGCGCCCTGCGCCACGTCCTGCTGGAACGCGAGGACTTGCAGGCGGTGCTGGATGTGTGGGAAGAGGAGCCGACCGTCGACGCCGAACTGGCCGAGCTGTGCGTCATCGCCACGCCGCACATTGCCGGCTACAGCCTCGACGGTCGTCAGCGCGGCACCGCGCAAATTTATCAGGCGCTGTGCACATACCTGAGCCAGCCCGCGAGCATCAAGCTTGACGACTTGCTGCCCAAACCCTGGCTGGCGCACGTCACACTGGATGCCGCCACTGATCCAGTCTGGGCGCTCAATGCACTGTGTCGCGGGGTTTACGACCCGCGGCGCGACGATGCGGATTTCCGCCGAAGCCTGATAGGCGATACCCACACTCAGCGGCTGGCATTCGACGCCTTGCGCAAGCATTACCCGCCGCGCCGGGAAATCGACAGTCTGCACGTCAGCGTCAACGGCGAGTCCGAAGCGTTGTGTCAGATCGTCAAGGCCTTGGGCGCGACGCTTGTCGCCAAGTGA
- a CDS encoding PA1571 family protein, whose amino-acid sequence MSLQSSSNQEPVFRPQPELQLGGAILDRNGQEILITEEMVQAACQECEKYWVRPEKQD is encoded by the coding sequence ATGAGCTTGCAAAGCAGCAGCAATCAAGAACCCGTGTTCCGCCCTCAACCCGAGTTGCAACTGGGCGGCGCGATCCTTGACAGAAACGGGCAGGAAATTCTGATTACTGAAGAAATGGTCCAGGCCGCCTGCCAGGAATGCGAGAAGTACTGGGTGCGGCCAGAAAAACAAGATTGA
- a CDS encoding Na+/H+ antiporter subunit G, translating to MNSLQVLPFWVEVLTAVLLLLSSLFSLIGALGLLRMKDFFQRMHPPALASTLGAWCVALASIIYFSALKEGPVLHAWLIPVLLAITVPVTTLLLARTGLFRKRMAGDDVPPEVSDGRQQGH from the coding sequence ATGAATTCGTTGCAGGTATTGCCCTTCTGGGTCGAAGTGCTGACGGCGGTTCTGCTGCTGCTCAGTAGCCTGTTCAGCCTGATCGGAGCGCTGGGTCTTCTGCGCATGAAAGATTTTTTCCAGCGCATGCACCCGCCTGCCCTGGCGTCGACCCTCGGCGCGTGGTGCGTGGCACTGGCCTCGATCATCTACTTCTCGGCGCTGAAGGAAGGCCCGGTTCTGCACGCGTGGCTCATCCCGGTCCTGCTGGCGATCACCGTCCCGGTCACGACTTTGCTGCTCGCCCGCACCGGGCTGTTTCGCAAGCGCATGGCGGGTGACGACGTGCCCCCCGAGGTCAGCGACGGCAGGCAGCAGGGCCATTGA
- a CDS encoding monovalent cation/H+ antiporter subunit A gives MSLIVLLLLPFIGSCLAALLPHNARNSESLLAGAIALIGAVQVALWYPQIAHGGVIREEFFWLPSLGLNFVLRLDGFAWLFSMLVLGIGALVSLYARYYMSPDDPVPRFFSFFLAFMGAMLGLVMSGNLIQIVFFWELTSIFSFLLIGYWHHRADARRGAYMALMVTGAGGLALLVGMMLLGHVVGSYDLDRVLASGDAIRAHALYPVLLTLILVGALSKSAQFPFHFWLPHAMAAPTPVSAYLHSATMVKAGVFLLARLWPSLSGSEQWFWIVSGAGACTLVIGAYSAMFQNDLKGLLAYSTISHLGLITLLLGLNSPLAAVAAVFHILNHATFKASLFMAAGIIDHESGTRDIRKLSGLIKLMPYTATLAMVASASMAGVPLLNGFLSKEMFFAETVFITSTDWVEIALPVIATVAGIFSVAYSLRFTVDVFFGPKATRLPHTPHEPPRWMRLPVELLVLACLIVGIFPAQSVGPLLAAAAQPVVGGELPEYSLAIWHGLNAPMVMSLIAMAAGIVLYLLLRAPIKRRQVKGPPLIWRLNGKRMFERVLVLKMRGARRLEGLLTTRRLQAQLFLMVLAALVAGFVPMYESGLSWGDRPKIPGSGVFVMLWLIAIACAIGAAWQAKYHRLAALTMVSVCGLMTCVTFVWFSAPDLALTQLAVEVVTTVLILLGLRWLPRRNENVPPAAQARRRAKVRRIRDFVLAVAVGGGMAVLSYAMLTRPTPNAISEFYLSRALAQGGGTNVVNVMLVDFRGFDTFGEITVLAVVALTVFALLRRFRPPRESIALPAQQRLLARDVVTDLINPRHAADTALGFMMVPAVLVRLLLPVAFVVSMYLFMRGHNQPGGGFVAGLVMSVAFILQYMVAGTQWVEANMSLRPLRWMGTGLFFALATGMGSIALGYPFMTTHTAHVHLPVLGDLHIASALFFDIGVYAVVVGSTLLILTALAHQSVRSHRPTSLPPPIEPAAADTATSQGAI, from the coding sequence ATGTCCCTGATAGTTCTGCTGCTTCTGCCTTTCATCGGCAGCTGTCTGGCGGCCCTCTTGCCGCACAACGCACGCAACAGTGAATCCCTTCTGGCAGGCGCAATCGCCTTGATCGGCGCGGTGCAGGTCGCACTCTGGTATCCACAGATCGCCCACGGCGGGGTCATCAGAGAGGAATTCTTCTGGCTGCCGAGCCTTGGCCTGAACTTCGTCTTGCGACTGGACGGTTTTGCCTGGCTGTTTTCGATGCTGGTGCTGGGCATTGGCGCGCTGGTGTCGCTGTACGCGCGTTACTACATGTCGCCGGACGACCCGGTGCCGCGCTTCTTCTCTTTCTTCCTCGCGTTCATGGGCGCCATGCTCGGGCTGGTCATGTCCGGCAATCTCATTCAAATAGTCTTCTTTTGGGAGCTGACCAGCATTTTCTCGTTCCTGCTGATCGGCTACTGGCACCATCGGGCGGACGCCAGGCGCGGTGCCTATATGGCACTGATGGTCACCGGCGCAGGCGGCCTGGCGCTGCTGGTCGGGATGATGCTGCTCGGCCACGTCGTCGGCAGTTACGACCTGGACCGCGTGCTGGCCTCGGGCGACGCGATCCGTGCCCACGCCTTGTACCCCGTGCTGCTGACCCTGATTCTTGTCGGCGCATTGAGCAAAAGCGCGCAGTTCCCTTTCCACTTCTGGCTACCTCACGCCATGGCGGCACCGACCCCGGTGTCGGCGTATCTGCACTCGGCAACCATGGTCAAGGCCGGGGTATTCCTGCTGGCGCGCTTGTGGCCTTCATTGTCGGGCAGCGAGCAGTGGTTCTGGATCGTCAGCGGTGCCGGGGCGTGTACGCTGGTGATTGGCGCCTATTCGGCGATGTTCCAGAACGACCTCAAAGGCCTGCTGGCCTACTCCACCATCAGCCACTTGGGCCTGATCACCTTGCTGCTGGGGCTGAACAGTCCGCTGGCCGCAGTGGCGGCGGTGTTTCATATCCTCAACCACGCCACGTTCAAGGCTTCGCTGTTCATGGCGGCGGGCATTATTGACCATGAAAGCGGTACCCGCGACATCCGCAAATTGAGCGGGCTGATCAAGCTGATGCCCTACACCGCCACGCTGGCCATGGTCGCCAGCGCATCGATGGCCGGGGTGCCGTTGCTCAATGGTTTCCTGTCCAAGGAAATGTTCTTTGCCGAGACCGTGTTCATCACCTCGACCGACTGGGTCGAGATCGCTCTGCCGGTGATCGCAACGGTCGCCGGGATCTTCAGCGTGGCCTATTCCCTGCGGTTCACGGTCGATGTGTTCTTCGGCCCGAAAGCGACCCGGTTGCCGCACACGCCCCACGAGCCGCCGCGCTGGATGCGCCTGCCGGTTGAACTGCTGGTGCTGGCCTGCCTGATTGTCGGGATCTTCCCGGCACAGTCGGTCGGCCCGTTGCTCGCGGCGGCCGCACAGCCTGTAGTGGGCGGAGAATTGCCCGAGTACAGCCTGGCAATCTGGCACGGGCTGAACGCGCCGATGGTCATGAGCCTGATCGCCATGGCGGCCGGGATTGTGCTGTACCTGCTGCTACGCGCGCCGATCAAGCGCCGGCAGGTCAAAGGACCACCGCTGATCTGGCGGCTCAATGGCAAGCGCATGTTCGAGCGCGTGCTGGTGTTGAAAATGCGCGGAGCACGCCGGCTTGAGGGCCTGCTGACCACGCGCCGCTTGCAGGCGCAGCTGTTTCTGATGGTGCTGGCCGCGCTGGTCGCCGGCTTCGTGCCGATGTACGAAAGCGGCCTCAGCTGGGGCGACCGGCCTAAAATACCGGGCTCGGGCGTGTTCGTAATGCTTTGGCTGATCGCCATCGCCTGCGCCATCGGTGCCGCCTGGCAAGCCAAGTACCACCGGCTGGCGGCACTGACGATGGTCAGCGTCTGCGGGCTGATGACGTGCGTGACGTTCGTCTGGTTTTCCGCGCCCGACCTGGCACTGACTCAGCTCGCGGTGGAGGTCGTCACCACGGTACTGATTTTGCTCGGCCTGCGCTGGCTGCCGCGACGCAACGAAAATGTGCCCCCTGCCGCTCAAGCCCGGCGCCGGGCGAAAGTGCGTCGAATCCGCGATTTTGTCCTCGCGGTGGCGGTTGGCGGCGGCATGGCCGTGTTGTCCTACGCGATGCTGACCCGGCCAACGCCCAACGCCATCTCCGAGTTTTACCTGAGCCGCGCCCTGGCCCAGGGCGGCGGCACTAACGTAGTCAACGTGATGCTTGTGGACTTCCGCGGCTTCGATACGTTTGGCGAGATCACTGTGCTGGCCGTGGTGGCGCTGACGGTGTTTGCGCTGCTGCGACGTTTCCGGCCGCCCAGGGAAAGTATTGCCCTGCCGGCGCAACAACGTTTGCTGGCGCGCGACGTGGTCACCGATCTGATCAACCCGCGCCATGCCGCTGACACCGCACTGGGCTTCATGATGGTGCCGGCCGTGCTGGTGCGCCTGCTACTGCCGGTGGCTTTCGTGGTTTCCATGTACCTGTTCATGCGCGGGCATAACCAGCCAGGCGGCGGTTTCGTGGCCGGGCTGGTGATGTCGGTGGCCTTCATTCTTCAGTACATGGTCGCCGGAACTCAATGGGTCGAAGCCAACATGAGCCTGCGACCACTGCGCTGGATGGGCACCGGGCTGTTCTTCGCACTGGCCACGGGGATGGGTTCGATTGCCCTCGGTTACCCGTTCATGACCACGCACACCGCTCATGTGCATCTGCCGGTGCTGGGCGATCTGCACATTGCCAGCGCGTTGTTTTTCGACATCGGCGTGTACGCGGTGGTGGTCGGTTCGACCCTGCTGATCCTTACGGCGCTGGCCCACCAATCGGTGCGCAGCCATCGGCCGACGTCGCTGCCGCCGCCGATTGAACCGGCTGCGGCCGACACTGCGACTTCACAAGGAGCCATCTGA
- a CDS encoding Na+/H+ antiporter subunit E — protein sequence MKRLFPAPLLSLSLWALWLLLNLSLSPGNLLLGGLLAVFAPYIFAPLRPSPAHLRKPGVALRLFLLVGRDVIASNVSTAWGVLRAGRRPPRSAFVKVPLDLHDAHGLAALAMICTVVPGTVWSELALDRSVLLMHVFDLDDETHFIEHFKSTYERPLMEIFQ from the coding sequence ATGAAGCGTCTGTTTCCTGCGCCGCTGCTGTCACTGTCCCTCTGGGCGCTGTGGCTGTTGCTCAACCTGTCGTTGAGCCCCGGCAATCTGTTGCTGGGCGGATTACTGGCTGTCTTCGCACCCTATATCTTCGCGCCGTTGCGCCCCTCGCCTGCTCACCTGCGCAAGCCGGGCGTCGCGTTGCGGCTGTTCCTGTTGGTCGGTCGCGATGTGATTGCGTCCAACGTGTCGACGGCGTGGGGGGTTCTGCGCGCCGGACGCCGGCCACCGCGCTCGGCGTTCGTCAAAGTGCCGCTGGACCTGCACGACGCCCACGGCCTGGCGGCACTGGCGATGATTTGCACGGTCGTGCCGGGCACCGTGTGGTCCGAGCTGGCGCTGGATCGCAGTGTCCTGCTGATGCACGTGTTCGACCTGGACGATGAGACGCACTTCATCGAGCATTTCAAAAGCACCTACGAACGGCCACTGATGGAGATTTTTCAATGA
- a CDS encoding monovalent cation/H+ antiporter subunit D: MNLMNQLIVAPILLPVLTAALVLWLGEKHRPLKARINLVSTGLGLAIAITLMMWVQKTGTTGSIGVYLPGNWEAPFGIVLVIDHLSALMLVLTGIIAFCALLFALARWDRAGASFHALFQIQLMGLYGAFLTADLFNLFVFFEVLLAASYGLMLHGSGRARVSAGLHYITINLLASSLFLIGAALIYGVTGTLNLADLAVKIPQVPEGDLGLLHAGAAILAVAFLAKAGMWPLNFWLVPAYSAASAPVAALFAIMTKVGAYTLLRLWTLLFSGQAGASAFFGGDWLIWGGMATVTVAAISVVAAQRLERMASLSILVSAGILLSAVGFAQPSLTAGALFYLVSSTLALSALFLLAELIERSRSANDISLDEDADQLPKALESLHPVPGTNLDDEQKAVVGHVIPWTMAFLGLSFMACALLIIGLPPLSGFLGKLTLISALLNPLGLDVAKDEAIRGDSWMLVALLIISGLASLFAFVRVGIKRFWTPQEHAVPLLRLNECLPIALLVGCAIVLTFKAQALLHYTQDTAQALHDPQQYVLSVKAARPIPGPASAAAEVQP; this comes from the coding sequence ATGAACCTGATGAATCAACTGATCGTTGCGCCCATCCTGCTGCCGGTGCTGACAGCCGCACTGGTACTGTGGCTCGGCGAAAAGCACCGACCGCTCAAAGCCCGCATCAATCTCGTGTCGACCGGGCTGGGTCTGGCGATCGCCATCACGCTAATGATGTGGGTGCAGAAGACCGGCACCACCGGCTCCATCGGCGTGTACCTGCCGGGCAACTGGGAAGCGCCGTTCGGCATCGTCCTGGTAATCGATCACCTGTCGGCGCTGATGCTGGTGCTGACCGGCATCATTGCCTTCTGCGCCCTGCTCTTTGCCCTGGCGCGCTGGGACCGCGCCGGTGCCAGTTTTCACGCCCTGTTTCAGATTCAGTTGATGGGCCTGTACGGCGCCTTCCTCACGGCCGATCTGTTCAACCTGTTCGTATTTTTCGAAGTGCTGCTGGCAGCGTCCTACGGTCTGATGCTCCACGGTTCGGGACGGGCGCGAGTATCAGCGGGCTTGCATTACATCACCATCAATTTGCTGGCGTCCTCATTGTTCCTGATCGGCGCGGCATTGATCTACGGCGTGACCGGGACGCTGAACCTGGCGGATCTGGCGGTCAAGATCCCGCAGGTGCCGGAGGGCGACCTGGGCCTGCTGCACGCCGGCGCTGCCATTCTGGCAGTCGCGTTTCTCGCCAAGGCCGGCATGTGGCCGCTGAATTTCTGGCTGGTGCCGGCCTATTCCGCCGCCAGCGCGCCGGTGGCGGCGCTGTTCGCGATCATGACCAAAGTCGGCGCTTACACCCTGTTGCGCCTGTGGACGTTGCTGTTTTCGGGGCAGGCCGGCGCGTCAGCGTTCTTCGGCGGCGACTGGCTGATCTGGGGTGGTATGGCAACCGTGACGGTGGCGGCGATTTCCGTGGTCGCGGCCCAGCGGCTGGAGCGCATGGCCAGCCTGAGCATTCTGGTGTCGGCGGGCATTTTGCTGTCGGCTGTCGGTTTCGCTCAGCCAAGCCTGACCGCTGGCGCGCTGTTCTATCTGGTGAGCTCGACCCTCGCGCTCTCAGCGCTATTCCTGCTGGCAGAGCTGATCGAGCGCTCGCGCTCGGCCAATGACATTTCCCTGGACGAGGACGCCGACCAGTTGCCCAAGGCGCTGGAGTCACTGCACCCGGTGCCGGGCACCAATCTGGATGATGAGCAGAAAGCCGTCGTCGGCCACGTCATTCCCTGGACCATGGCGTTCCTGGGCTTGAGCTTCATGGCCTGCGCCCTGCTGATCATCGGCCTGCCGCCGCTGTCGGGCTTCCTCGGCAAACTGACGCTGATCAGCGCACTGCTCAATCCGCTGGGGCTTGATGTGGCGAAGGACGAAGCCATTCGCGGTGACAGCTGGATGCTGGTGGCGCTGCTGATTATTTCCGGGCTGGCGTCGCTGTTTGCCTTTGTTCGGGTCGGCATCAAGCGCTTCTGGACACCCCAGGAGCATGCCGTGCCCCTGCTGCGGCTCAACGAATGCCTGCCGATTGCCTTGCTGGTCGGTTGCGCCATTGTGCTGACATTCAAGGCCCAGGCGCTGCTGCATTACACCCAGGACACGGCGCAGGCCCTGCACGATCCCCAGCAATACGTGCTGTCGGTGAAAGCCGCCAGGCCGATACCCGGGCCGGCCTCGGCGGCAGCGGAGGTGCAACCATGA
- a CDS encoding K+/H+ antiporter subunit F: protein MSVLLTNAILLTLAVFTLAMVLTLIRLFKGPSAQDRVLALDYLYILAMLMMLVLGIRYASDTYFEAALLIALFGFVGSFALAKFLLRGEVIE from the coding sequence ATGAGCGTGCTGCTCACCAACGCAATCCTGCTGACGCTCGCGGTGTTCACACTGGCCATGGTGTTGACGCTGATCCGCCTGTTCAAGGGCCCGTCGGCGCAGGACCGCGTGCTGGCGCTGGACTATCTGTACATCCTGGCGATGTTGATGATGCTGGTCCTGGGCATTCGCTACGCCAGCGACACCTATTTTGAAGCGGCGCTGTTGATTGCGCTGTTCGGCTTCGTTGGTTCATTCGCGCTGGCCAAGTTCCTGTTGCGCGGCGAGGTGATCGAATGA
- a CDS encoding ABC transporter transmembrane domain-containing protein produces the protein MASVFSGRQRHAIRLALRLIAPYCKQAFGALLALVVTAAITLSMGQGIRLMVDQGFMTRSPALLNETIGLFMGLVVALAVGTFARFYLVSWIGERVVADLRKQVFDHLVSLHPGFYENNRSSEIQSRLTADTTLLQSVIGSSLSMFLRNALMVIGGIILLFFTNPKLTSIVVVALPLVIGPILIFGRRVRSLSRESQDRVADVGSYVSEALGQIKTVQAYNHQAQDRQRFARTAEDAFDTARKRILQRSWLITLVIVLVLGAVGVMLWVGGMDVIAGRISGGELAAFVFYSLIVGSAFGTLSEVIGEMQRAAGAAERITELLQARSEIAAPASDLLTLPARISGRLVLENLTFAYPSRAERNAVDGLTLSIEAGETLALVGPSGAGKSTLFDLLLRFYDPQQGQVLIEGVPVERLDPLDLRRCFAWVSQTPALFFGTVEDNIRYGNPAASVEQVQAAARIAHAHEFIELLPQGYQTHLGDGGMGLSGGQRQRLAIARALLADAPILLLDEATSALDAQSEHLIQQALPTLMKGRTTLVIAHRLATVQNADRIAVMDQGKLVAVGTHRELIASNPLYARLAALQFNAGNEEVG, from the coding sequence ATGGCTTCAGTATTTTCCGGCCGTCAGCGGCATGCCATACGACTGGCGCTGCGCCTGATTGCGCCGTACTGCAAGCAGGCGTTCGGGGCGCTGCTGGCGCTGGTGGTCACGGCGGCGATCACGCTGTCGATGGGCCAGGGCATCCGGTTGATGGTCGACCAAGGTTTCATGACCCGTTCCCCCGCGTTGCTCAACGAAACCATTGGCCTGTTCATGGGGCTGGTGGTCGCGCTGGCGGTGGGCACCTTCGCGCGCTTTTATCTGGTGTCGTGGATCGGCGAGCGCGTGGTGGCCGATTTGCGCAAGCAGGTCTTCGATCACCTCGTTAGCCTGCACCCTGGGTTTTACGAGAACAATCGGAGCTCGGAAATCCAGTCGCGCCTGACCGCTGACACCACGTTGCTGCAGTCAGTGATCGGCTCTTCGCTGTCGATGTTCCTGCGCAACGCCTTGATGGTCATTGGCGGGATCATCCTGCTGTTTTTCACCAATCCCAAGCTCACCAGCATTGTGGTCGTGGCACTGCCGTTGGTGATTGGGCCGATCTTGATCTTCGGGCGGCGAGTGCGCAGCCTGTCGCGGGAAAGCCAGGACCGGGTCGCGGACGTCGGCAGTTACGTGTCTGAAGCATTGGGGCAGATCAAGACCGTTCAGGCCTACAACCATCAGGCGCAGGATCGCCAGCGTTTTGCCCGGACGGCCGAAGATGCGTTCGACACTGCACGCAAGCGCATTTTGCAGCGCTCATGGCTGATTACGCTGGTGATCGTGCTGGTACTCGGCGCCGTGGGTGTCATGCTCTGGGTCGGAGGCATGGACGTCATCGCCGGGCGGATCTCGGGGGGCGAGCTGGCGGCGTTCGTGTTCTACAGCCTGATTGTCGGCAGCGCATTTGGCACACTCAGCGAAGTGATCGGCGAGATGCAGCGCGCGGCGGGCGCGGCCGAGCGCATCACCGAACTGCTACAGGCACGCAGCGAAATCGCCGCGCCCGCCAGCGACCTGCTGACACTCCCCGCGCGCATCAGCGGCCGCCTGGTCCTTGAAAACCTCACGTTTGCCTACCCCTCGCGCGCAGAGCGCAACGCCGTCGATGGGCTGACTTTGAGCATTGAAGCGGGCGAGACGCTGGCGCTGGTCGGACCGTCCGGGGCGGGCAAATCGACCCTGTTCGATCTGCTGCTGCGTTTCTACGACCCGCAGCAGGGGCAGGTGCTCATCGAAGGGGTGCCTGTTGAACGCCTTGATCCGCTGGACCTGCGCCGCTGCTTCGCCTGGGTATCGCAAACCCCGGCGCTGTTTTTCGGCACGGTGGAGGACAACATTCGCTACGGCAACCCGGCCGCAAGCGTGGAGCAAGTGCAGGCGGCGGCACGCATCGCGCACGCCCACGAGTTCATCGAGCTTCTGCCGCAGGGTTATCAGACCCACCTGGGTGATGGCGGCATGGGCTTGTCTGGGGGGCAGCGACAGCGCCTGGCCATCGCTCGGGCCTTGTTGGCCGACGCGCCGATTCTATTGCTGGACGAAGCCACCAGCGCCCTAGACGCGCAGAGCGAACATCTGATTCAGCAGGCGTTGCCGACATTGATGAAGGGCCGCACCACTCTGGTCATCGCCCACCGGCTGGCAACGGTACAGAACGCCGACCGCATCGCGGTGATGGATCAAGGCAAGCTGGTGGCGGTGGGCACGCATCGGGAATTGATCGCCAGCAATCCGCTTTACGCGCGGCTGGCGGCGTTGCAATTCAATGCCGGGAATGAAGAGGTCGGCTAA
- the tusA gene encoding sulfurtransferase TusA yields the protein MSDSTEHLTVDAVLDATGLNCPEPVMMLHQKVRDLPPGGLLKVIATDPSTQRDIPKFCVFLGHELVDKQVGNAEFLYWIRKKLD from the coding sequence ATGTCTGATTCAACCGAACATCTCACCGTCGACGCCGTGCTCGACGCGACCGGGCTCAATTGCCCCGAGCCGGTCATGATGCTGCACCAAAAAGTGCGCGACTTGCCGCCTGGCGGTTTGCTCAAGGTGATTGCCACCGATCCGTCCACCCAACGCGATATTCCGAAGTTCTGCGTGTTCCTTGGCCACGAACTGGTGGACAAGCAGGTCGGCAATGCCGAGTTTTTGTACTGGATCCGCAAGAAGCTCGACTGA